Proteins encoded in a region of the Synechococcus sp. BIOS-U3-1 genome:
- the lpxD gene encoding UDP-3-O-(3-hydroxymyristoyl)glucosamine N-acyltransferase, producing the protein MRFSELIAFLEQGESGVVKVSVGQDPDLRGAASIECAQSDQISFLERGNALVTSLETSAVGAVLLPDQEELKELAEQRKLAWAVCRDPRLAFAEALEQLHPRPVLNAGIHPSAVISDRVQLGAGVSISANVTIGDDTRIGAQTVIHPGVVIYGNVEIGEGCELHANAVLHPGCRVGNGCVVHSNAVVGSEGFGFVPTAKGWRKMPQTGLVVLEEKVEIGCGSTIDRPSVGETRIGAGSKVDNLVQIGHGVVTGRGCALASQVGIAGGARLGDGVILAGQVGVANRAVIGDRAIASSKSGIHGEIGSGEVVSGYPAIPNRLWLRCSAAFSKLPEMTKQLRQLQRQVEPMISRAEESETAQ; encoded by the coding sequence ATGCGCTTCAGCGAGTTGATCGCCTTTCTTGAGCAGGGCGAGTCCGGCGTTGTGAAGGTTTCCGTAGGCCAAGATCCAGACCTCCGGGGAGCCGCGTCGATCGAGTGTGCACAATCCGATCAGATCAGCTTCCTTGAACGAGGCAATGCCCTGGTCACAAGCCTTGAAACCAGTGCCGTGGGAGCCGTTCTTCTCCCGGATCAAGAGGAGCTGAAGGAGCTGGCCGAGCAACGCAAACTGGCCTGGGCTGTTTGTCGAGATCCGCGACTGGCTTTCGCTGAGGCGCTGGAACAACTCCATCCCCGTCCTGTTCTGAATGCCGGTATTCATCCCAGCGCCGTGATCTCCGATCGCGTGCAGCTTGGAGCCGGTGTCAGCATCTCGGCCAACGTGACGATTGGAGATGACACCAGGATCGGAGCTCAAACCGTGATCCATCCAGGAGTGGTGATCTACGGCAACGTGGAGATCGGGGAAGGGTGCGAATTGCACGCCAATGCAGTTCTCCACCCTGGATGCCGCGTCGGCAACGGGTGTGTCGTTCACTCCAATGCAGTCGTGGGCTCCGAAGGGTTTGGCTTTGTGCCGACGGCCAAAGGGTGGCGCAAAATGCCCCAGACGGGATTGGTTGTTCTCGAAGAGAAGGTCGAAATCGGTTGCGGAAGCACAATTGATCGTCCATCCGTCGGTGAAACGCGGATTGGAGCCGGTAGCAAAGTCGACAACCTCGTCCAGATCGGCCATGGCGTTGTGACAGGCCGGGGCTGCGCTCTGGCCTCACAGGTGGGTATCGCCGGTGGTGCGCGGCTGGGTGATGGTGTGATTCTCGCTGGACAGGTCGGCGTCGCCAATCGTGCGGTGATTGGCGATCGAGCGATCGCGAGCTCCAAAAGCGGCATCCATGGCGAGATCGGCTCAGGTGAGGTGGTGAGCGGTTATCCAGCAATTCCGAACAGGCTTTGGCTGCGCTGTTCTGCGGCCTTCAGCAAATTACCGGAGATGACCAAACAGCTACGTCAGCTCCAGCGGCAAGTTGAGCCAATGATTTCGCGCGCTGAAGAATCCGAGACCGCTCAGTAA
- a CDS encoding phosphoribulokinase yields the protein MSKRHPVVAVTGSSGAGTSTVKRAFEHIFARESITPAVVEGDSYHRFERMAMKDAMADALAKGENFSHFGPEANLFDKLEELFRVYGETGGGQKRYYLHSPEEAAEHNSRLGVDLNPGQFTPWEDIPTGTDLLFYEGLHGGVKGDGYDVALLADLLVGVVPITNLEWIQKIHRDNAERGYSAEAIVDTILRRMPDYINHICPQFSRTDINFQRVPTVDTSNPFICRNIPSPDESFVIIHFRKGAREKWGIDFNDLLSMIHDSFMSSPTSIVVNGGKMGFAMELILTPIIHRMIEEKKKLN from the coding sequence ATGTCGAAGCGTCACCCCGTCGTGGCTGTCACCGGTTCCTCAGGTGCCGGCACCAGCACCGTGAAGCGTGCCTTCGAGCACATTTTCGCGCGTGAAAGCATCACACCGGCTGTTGTTGAAGGAGACAGCTATCACCGCTTTGAGCGGATGGCCATGAAAGATGCCATGGCTGATGCTCTGGCCAAGGGTGAGAACTTCTCCCATTTCGGCCCTGAAGCCAACCTCTTTGACAAGCTCGAAGAACTCTTCCGCGTCTACGGCGAAACAGGCGGGGGGCAGAAGCGCTACTACCTGCACAGTCCAGAAGAAGCAGCTGAACACAATTCGCGGCTGGGCGTCGATCTGAACCCTGGTCAGTTCACACCCTGGGAAGACATTCCCACCGGCACTGACCTGCTGTTTTACGAGGGTCTTCATGGTGGCGTGAAAGGTGATGGCTACGACGTCGCATTGCTTGCCGATCTTCTGGTTGGTGTGGTGCCGATCACCAATCTCGAATGGATTCAAAAGATCCACCGTGACAATGCTGAACGCGGCTATTCAGCTGAGGCGATTGTCGACACCATCCTCCGCAGGATGCCTGACTACATCAATCACATCTGTCCCCAGTTCAGCCGAACCGATATCAATTTCCAACGGGTCCCCACAGTCGACACATCCAACCCCTTCATCTGCAGGAATATTCCAAGTCCGGATGAAAGCTTTGTGATCATTCACTTCCGCAAAGGTGCTCGAGAGAAGTGGGGTATTGACTTCAACGATCTTCTGAGCATGATCCACGACTCATTCATGTCCAGTCCCACCAGCATTGTGGTGAATGGAGGCAAAATGGGATTCGCTATGGAACTGATCCTCACTCCGATCATTCATCGCATGATTGAAGAGAAGAAAAAGCTGAACTGA
- the leuB gene encoding 3-isopropylmalate dehydrogenase — MDQHRVVLLSGDGIGPEITVVARQLLEAVSARFDFSLTFDEQLIGGAAIDATGEPLPASTLENCRAADAVLLAAIGSPRFDTLPRDKRPESGLLALRSGLKLFANLRPVKIVPALIDASSLRPEVIEGVDLMVVRELTGGIYFGQPKGRIEADGEERGFNTMTYSDSEVDRIAKVAFELATERRGRLCSVDKANVLDVSQLWRDRVDALSSHYTHVDVSHMYVDNAAMQLVRDPRQFDVLLTGNLFGDILSDEAAMLTGSIGMLPSASLGSEGPGLFEPVHGSAPDIAGQDKANPMAMVLSAAMMLRTGLKQPSAANALEQAVDQVLAKGFRTGDLMAEGCTPLGCKAMGEELLKAL; from the coding sequence ATGGATCAGCATCGAGTCGTTCTCTTGTCCGGTGATGGCATCGGTCCTGAAATCACTGTCGTGGCCAGACAGCTGTTGGAAGCCGTCTCCGCACGTTTTGACTTCAGTCTCACGTTTGATGAGCAGCTCATAGGTGGAGCTGCCATCGATGCAACTGGAGAACCGTTACCGGCAAGCACTCTCGAGAACTGCCGTGCAGCCGATGCCGTGTTGCTCGCTGCGATCGGTAGTCCCCGTTTCGATACGTTGCCGAGAGACAAGCGCCCGGAAAGCGGACTTCTTGCTCTGCGTTCAGGACTGAAGCTTTTCGCCAATCTCCGTCCGGTGAAAATCGTGCCCGCCTTGATCGATGCCAGCAGTCTGCGGCCGGAGGTGATTGAAGGCGTCGATCTGATGGTCGTGCGCGAACTAACTGGTGGCATCTACTTCGGCCAACCCAAAGGGCGAATCGAAGCCGACGGAGAAGAACGCGGCTTTAACACCATGACCTACTCAGATTCAGAGGTCGATCGGATTGCCAAAGTGGCTTTCGAGTTAGCGACTGAACGTCGGGGCCGACTTTGCTCGGTGGACAAGGCCAACGTTCTCGATGTCAGCCAGCTGTGGAGAGACCGGGTGGATGCCTTATCCAGCCACTACACCCATGTGGACGTGAGTCACATGTATGTGGACAACGCTGCCATGCAGCTCGTGCGCGATCCACGCCAGTTCGATGTCCTGCTGACCGGAAATCTTTTCGGCGACATTCTCAGCGATGAGGCAGCCATGCTCACCGGATCCATCGGCATGCTGCCCTCCGCATCCCTGGGAAGTGAGGGGCCAGGACTCTTTGAGCCTGTGCATGGATCAGCTCCTGACATCGCTGGCCAAGACAAGGCCAACCCCATGGCCATGGTTCTCTCGGCAGCGATGATGTTGCGAACAGGCTTGAAGCAACCCAGCGCTGCCAATGCGCTTGAACAAGCTGTGGATCAGGTGCTGGCGAAAGGATTCCGCACCGGCGACCTTATGGCGGAAGGATGCACACCACTGGGTTGCAAGGCCATGGGTGAGGAACTGCTCAAAGCACTCTGA